The Lycium barbarum isolate Lr01 chromosome 11, ASM1917538v2, whole genome shotgun sequence genome contains the following window.
cttatcacacagcactcctgaagcaagcctccatttcatccaccctgcgccAATACGATATGAGACATCATCATCaaatatccccattttcttgtataatagacccgagatatttgaaacttgttttctttgggatggcctgggtaccaagcctcacttccacgccagactcatgtgtcacgtcactgaacttgcactccatgtactctgtcttggtcctactcaacttgaaccctttagactccagagtttgtctctaaacctccagcttagcgttcactccgctgcgtgtctcgtcgatcaagactatgtcatccgcaaataacatacaccatggcacctcactttgaattcgccgcgtcagacaatccatcactagagcaaataaaaatgggctaagagttgatccttggtgcaaccccatctccactgggaagtactccgagtctcctcccactgtccttacTCTGGTCTTgtctccctcatacatgtccttgatcaccctagtgtacgctacaggtacacctctggcctccaaacatctccataaaacctctcttggcactttgtcataagccttttctaggtcgatgaaaaccatgtgcaggtccttcttcctctccctatactgctccatcagtctcctcacaagatggatggcttctgtagtcaaACGCCccagcatgaatccgaactgTTTCTCTGAAATGGGCACGCCtcttctcaccctcatctccaccaccctttcccacaccttcatagggtggcttagcagcttgatccctctatagttgttgcaactttgaatatcaccTTTGTTCTTATACAAAAGGACTatcatactccacctccattcctcaGGCATTTTCACCGTCTTAAAAACAACATTAAACAAtccagtcaaccactccaaacctgccgtgCCCACACTCTTCCAAAACTgcccagggatctcgtcaggaccggtagctcttcccctgcgcatcctgcgaacaacacccttaacctcttccacctttatactcctacaatacccaaagtcgcgacgcctctcagagtactccaaatatcccaacacaatgtctctctcACCTTTCTCGTTCAAGAGTCtatgaaagtatgactgccatctccgtctaatgagagcttcctctaccaatactttgccatcctcgtccttgacgcACTTTACTCGATCCAAGTCcagtgcctttctctccctcaccttggatagcctgaacaacttcttatccctgtctttgtcctctagttctgcatacagACGTtcgaaagctgccgtttttgccgccgaaactgccaacttcgcttCCTTTCTCGCAATCTTATACCTTTCCCTATTCGTTCGCTTCTCCTCCTCATCTTTGTTGTCTACCAACCTCGCGTACGCcactttctttgcttccacctttccctggacttctccattccaccaccagtccccatGTCGCCTACCACGGCGACCTCTCGAGACTCCCAGGACATCTCTAGCTGTTTCCCTAATGCAGTTcgtcgtcctatcccacatactgctcgcgtCCCCCTACTCTCCTAAgcccccatagccatcaacttctcccccatctcctaGGCACTCGACAAAGTCAAAATCCCCCACCTGATCCTTGGCAGGTCATCCGCgaccttcttcctcttcttcttcgtaatccccaaatccatcaccaaaagcttatgttgggtcgtaaggtTCTCACCCGGAATGACCTTGTAGTCTTTACAAAGActtttatcctcttttctaaggagcaaaaagtctatctgcgtcgcagtcgtcgaactacgaaaggttaccaagtgctgctCCCTCTTCGGGAAACGCGAGTTGGCTACTACCAATCCAAAGGCTTTAGCGAAATCtagaagtgagactcctcctccattcctgactCCGAGGCTGAAACCTCCATGCTCTTCATCATAACCCCCCGAGGTTGagccgatgtgtccattgaaatctcctcctatgaataacttctcaATGGGTGGTATACCTCCCACCACTTCATCTAAATCCTCCCAGAAGCGCCTCTTTTCCTTCTCGTCCAAGCCCGCTTgtggcgcgtaagcactaataatgttcaaggtaaacccttccacaactaacTTAACCGCCATCATCCGGTCATTGACCCTCCTAACCTCTACGGCCTGGTCCCttagctcactatctactaaaatgcctacccattcctatacattgacttacccgagaaccataacttataccATCCACATCCTTAGCTTTAGATCCTACCTATTTGGTCTCCTGGATGCAAGTTAtattaactagctctatggacttcccgtcaaagtcccaatgttccaggaccctactctcaacctagatgCTCCCTGACCCCACTTACCCCCTCTAACCCTAGCCCCCGTCCCCGACCGAGAACacgaccctagtctaccatcactcacTATAGCCACTAAGGGAAATAAAAGCAAATCAAATATTTATCTAAAACAAACAAGAATCAATACTAAAGCACAGTTATCAAGAGACTATATGCAAGTCAGGTTACTATGACAAGAAAGATAACACTATAAACTAAAGGAATAACGGCAAGAATTTAAAGTCAAGAGTAAAAAATGTGTAGCAGGCAAGATTTAACAAGGTTAAAAGCCACATGAATTAATATGAGCCAccagaggtaccaactccaggtgaaaacaatttcaaaacaaaaaaaacctGCTCGCCGGAGTACTGTTCACCGCCGGAGCATTGTTCACCGCCGGAAACCCACTAGCGGAGGTTTCTAAGTGCAGAAACGAGAAGACAAGAggcaaaaaaacaaagaaaagaaaggaaaagagaagagaagagagaacGAGAGAAAAAAAAGAGGGCCTGGACGGAAAAGTATACCCGCCGGCGGTGGTTTGCTGCCAAGAAGGAGAGGGGTGGGGTAGGGTGGGGAGTTTTTGTTACCGTTGAGAgagggaagagagagagagagagagagagagagagagagagagagggaagagaaatgcaatgtgtaaaaaaaaaaaatgaaacatcaaACCCGGAATTTTTTACTTTTGATATGCTTAAAAGTAGTTTATGATATGGAATATTGTATAAAAGCAAAGAGACGTATTACAATTAATTTAACTATCTCGATCCTGTTATATATGCCCACAATGATATtctaattagaaaaaaaaaatctaattatAGTATCATGAGATATTATACAAGCTGCAACATAAGATTTAACAGCCCAATACGTTCATACATGAGACGAGTGCTCACTAATCGAGGTCTTAATTTCACAAAATCTTTACTATTCGTAATTTTCTCGAAGTATCGAAGTGGTTGTTTCGACTAGAAAGTCCCAAAACGAAATCTCACATAAATTTGCAAGCTGATGCAGTAGTAAATGTTTCCAATGGTAAGtggcaggggcggagctagaggGCCAAGGGTTGAGTCTGCAACTTTTTTAACTCAAAAGTGTCAAAAGGCACCAAAATatctcattaaaaaaaaaagtaaccaaactatcttttgcgcactaaattagtgcgcaataggatcAAACTGCAAATTTACAGTAAAGttctattgcgcactaaattagtgcgcaatagatttttttttttttttaagttctcaaattcacatttttttcatactttgactaaagattaatcatatttcaaaactccgaaatatcaatattttacaTAAAACTTGACATCTTTTTTTGCGGACAaaaatgtcggctcattacatcaagtatgcctaaacgtttggatcgtcgttttaggggttgtaaagtgccccgaagtaagttttgtttgtttgaatcttgttatctttaggtttaagtaaTATGTAGATACTTTTTATGTTTTATAGTGTTCACTAATgctatttatcttgttttctcaaaTTGAATTTCCAAcattgaaattgacattcaaaacttCATTACTACGGGATTtccggaatatcaatattttatatagaacctgatatctttttTCTGCGAGCAGTAATGTAGGCTTAAACGTTTGGTTCGTCGTTTTAGGGATTGTAAAGTgccctgaagtaagttttgtttgatgaCGTGTTATCGTTAGGTTTAAGTATTTTACTTtataagtgttttattttattaagttttaattttttttttagtcaaggcaattttattttaaggagtagagagagaaaaactagttgtaaattgaTGAAACTTTAAATGGTTATAACTTTGTGCTCGGTTGTCCATTTGTTGCttttttttgggtatttttccgagatctagcgGGTTTGGCCAGGCCGATTTTTCAAAAACTGCCCATTATgtcattcaatttgaattttcccccaaattgatgcacaattttcattcttcCTCGGTAAAAATGTGATGATAAAAAATAGATTTCAAGATGAAAATTCCGTGGTgatgatgttttgaatgtcaattttaATGTTGGAAATTCAATTTGAGAAAATAAGATAAACAACATTGGTAAACACTATAAAACATAAAAAGTGTCTACATATCACTGAAATGCCTACTTGGCTTGGTGGTGCTATTTGACTACTTTTTTACCTCAAGCACTAGGGATCGAACCTTGGTGGAGGGACATGATAAGGgatattattttgttattgtatttttgaattattttgaacctctcgtattggatgaattattttttaatataatattgtatttgtatattcgaaataaagtaatgTCTTGACTAAAAAATTagacacttaaatcaaaaccttatataaaacacttaaacctaaaaacaacaagattcaaacaaataaaacttacttcgggacactttacaacccctaaaacgacaatTCAAACGTTTagatatacttgatgtaatgagccgatattgtTGTCCGCAAAAAAAGATGTCAAGTTCTAtgtaaaatattgatatttcggagttttgaaacatgactaattttttatcaaagtatgaaaaaatgtgaatttgagaactttaaaattgtacaaaaaaaaaaaaaaaaaaaaaaaaacctctattAAGCACTAATTTTGTGCGCAATAAAACTTAACTGTAAATTTGCAGTTTCGTCTTATTACGCACTAATTTAGTACGTAAAAGATAGTTTAGTTACTTTTTTTTAGTGGGATATTTTGGTGTCTTTTGAtactttttgggttaaaaaagttgcGGACTCGCCAAGGGTTCATCCAGATCCTTGCCGCTGATAAGTGACGAttaaaaatattaattattaTAACCTTTAAGCAATTGATCAATCTTTTGGAGTTAATTTCTCAATTCACCTTCTAGCACCGTTATATCTTGGGGAAAATTAGCTTCCTCCCTATCAATCCTAGAACTCATAAAATATTCAATAGTGTTGTTATATTTATTTCATCTTCATCAACATGTCATTACTAGAACTAGAAGTTTTTTTCACCGACATTCAGTGAGAAATTTATGATATAGAATGTGATTTTTTTTCATCTCATTCCCACCAAACCAGCTCACTGGAAAACTTCCTACTTTTTTCGTATGAAAACACCACTATCTAATTTTTTTTCACACTAACATTTAATGAGAAATCGCCACTAAATATTTTTTAGTGAAAAATTCAATGGGAAAATAATACTTAGTTTTTTTTCGTAGTGTAAGTATCGTCTAGTGCAAGGACATAATGCTTGTCATTTCACAAAGAACTATACATGCAATTGATTTAAGGAGATGTGGGCTTGGACCAACATTAGCTTcatcatttatttattttggtgTCATTGAGTTGTCAAGTAttgtcttttcatctttttcTAGTTGGCCCCTCTCTGATAATCTTTTCGAGAGGTGGTTATTGGGTGAAAGTGACCTTTACTATTTTGGGAATAAAATATCTCCACCACGTCAACAAGATTTCTTTGGGGCAAATATTTGTTTTTAGTCATAGCTAAAGGcgaaattaaattaaaatttatgtAATATCTAAAAAAAAGTTTATGTTAATGCTATAACAATAGCTGAGTTTACGGGCATATATTTATAAAAACAATTTTTgtaatatatacatatttatgcaGAAGATATTGAATTCCCATGAACCCGAATACAAACCTCTAAATTCAACCCAGTTATATATGCCCCTCTACGATCTCTAaaaaagtattttaattgttttgGTGAAAGAGTTGTTTTCTAAAAGTACTTGACTACACAACAATTTTTGGTGTCAATTTTTTTATCCTGACGCAACCGTTAACTTCACTATCATTTCTTCTTCATATCTCTCGAAAGTTTAGTGCATAGCATTATTACTTTTAGCGCCAAGAGCATCATTATTTTTGTTTTATTAGTTGAGTTTCTAGCAAAAAACGAACATTTAAACATTCTAAAATAAAAGATCAACAAATTAGTGGTCGAAAATTTATTTGGAGAGGATCTTTAGGAGATATTTCCCATCTAATCAGTCCCTTTCGACGATAAGGATAGAGTGGGAAAGGGAAATCCATTCACAAAAAGTTTTAACATACAAAGGGAAAAGCAAAAAagaagaatttaaaaaaaaaaacaacaaaagaacaCAGAAAAAGAAGAGAGCACTATTTTACTGGGTCATGGAATATGCCTAAGGATCTCAGATCGTTTGTTTGGAAAAGCAGGCAAGCAGGGTGGAAAAAATCTCATGAATAATAAATCAATGTTTTGCGTCCACAATAGTTATGGTTTGGCTATTGAAGGAAACCATGGGGCGATGATACAGGGGTCTTTGTGTGACCTTGTGACCTATAGTAACGACCAAAGTAGAAACAATTTAATGGAAAGGGTAACTCGAGATAACATATCGCCCATTTTATTTTATTGAAACTTGCAGCGAGACTGATCTCCTTGTCAAGCAGTTTGTGCGCTCATTGAAAGGAATTCAAGCCGCAAAAGCAGCCACTGATGCTTGCATGTTGTCATCACACCCTTTGGGTGCAGCCTAGACTTGGCTAACTCCTGAGGCTTTGTGAAGGCTAAACTTGGCTAACTCCTGAGGCTTTGTGCACCGGACTATTCTTTTAATATCTATGGTTTAAGATGCCTAATGCGACCCCGGACTATTCTTCAATAGCTATGGTTTAAGATGCTAATGCCACCCCCATGACATCCAAAATAGCAAGCGTAAACAATGCAATGTACTTGAAGTTTCCCGAATGGCAAGAGCAAGATCTCCTGATCGAGCAATCAAGAATTCCGGCCAATCTTATTTTATGCAACGCTATCAATAATTgaaaaattaattattatttttttttgaaaactttTAGTATACATTTGGCATGGAGGACCATCCTTTTCATATTCGGTACTGCTATGACATAAAATGGTATAGACGAACATCTATGCACACAGCAACAGCTTAAGCAGACTCGACTAACATAACATTAACGTATTTCTGGCAACTATGTCAGCATAACAATTTTGATAGCCTAAACCCTGCATGCACGGCTGCACATCCACCCTGAAAGCGAGAGCTCCAGACGGTGAGAATCAACAAAATAAAAGAGTCCATCCCAACAGAGTTTTAAGCCATGTCCGAACGTACACTGGATCTTACATTTCTGTTGTCTGTCAATCTGTGAAGATCAGAACAAAGAAAGCTCTCATATTCGTCTTACTAGTCTTTCCAAGCAGCTAAGACCTGGGTTAATTGATTTCTGGTAAACCCTTTTATGCTATATAGAATACATGTAATATTTTTTGATAATCGGCTGTACCCTacccctctacccttctccacttgtaTAACACACTCGCATTATGAACCTAATCCGTACTTCCCGTGCTACACCTTTTGCCACTAGACCAAAGAAATGGAGCTAAAGTAAATAAAGATTGAACAACCCGACAATAGCCTTTAACAAACCCGCAATAAAGAGAGTGACCCCAACGATTGGCTGATATTGAAGCACGAGAACCAGAATCGCAGTGTATGCACTAATTTTAAGCAGCACTAAAACggtcacacacgacccaaaatgACAAGGACCAGGTCTCTTGAGCACTCAATTATATCATCGTTACTAAGTGAAGTGCTTGAAAATATTACACAACTCATATTCGGCACACAGAACATAGAGAAGCAAATACAGTGTTTTATATCAAACCAGCAGAAATTAAACACTAGCAAGTTCAGTAGAACTAAGTTTTGATGGTATCTCCGGCACTGACATAACAAGTATGATAACTGTGCAGCTGAGGTTGAAGAGAGCAATCAGAAACCATGAATTTTGATGTGCTCTTTCTTCACGATTCCAGCCTGCTTCCACAAatcaaaaatgaagaaataagCAATGACGTATATAATAGATATATGCTATAACAACCAAACAGAGGAAGTGCCACAAGAAGTCAATTCAGATGCGCTGGAATGACAGAAGCAGTTAATGCAAAATGGGAAATGGGAAATGGGAAATTCAAAAATGACAGTTAATGCATCTATTTATCGTGGTAAGATAATTTAATATTGAATAAGCCAAAATACATGCTGAATCTGCACCACACTCACCTGGACAAGAAATGTAGAAACGTTCTTCCGCTGGTCACCCTGAAGTTGAATAACCTTCATAAACGACAAAATACATAGATTAGTCAATAGCACTTGAAATTACAGAGAGACACCCTGGAATGCGAAGTTACAAACCTGGCCTAATTCGGGATCCTGAACGACAGTACCATTGCAGCAGAACTCTTTCTTGAGATCCTTCAGTATCTTGTTATAGCTGAATTCTTTCTTCAACCCCTGCACAGTTGTCAGGCTCTTCCTACCATTCCTTTGTTGTATACGGATGTGCACGTAATCTTTTGATCCAGCACCAGAGTTATCAGCATTTGCCTCGGCAAAGGGATCTGCATAGGACATCAAAGCAAAGCACAAAGATTGGTCAGGTATGAACATAAAAGAATATAATTATCTCTCCTGAACTAGCATGCTTTCTTCTCAACCCTTTTCTTTTCCTTGCATCTAGACTATTAACATCTACAAATCATGAGCACAAACTTGTTAATATTCAACTGAAACTGATTTACTAATCTGATAACACACGCGAAATACACCAAATTGCACTAGAAGAGAATGTGAGTTAAGGAGCCCCATACCAAAAGCGGTAGGAATTTGGACGTCGAGATCAGACATGAAACTTGGCTGAGAGTAGAAGATAACAGGAGCACACAGATCTCGGAACTTGGATGCTCAGACCTACGCATATGAAAAAACGGTCAACAGCTATTACAACAAGAATAGTAAGCAAGAAATCAGATTCCATGTCTCAAATTGTTTTTTACAACAATCAACAGAGATTATGTTATCATTGTGCATACATTAAAGTAGCAAGGAGTGATCTACATATGCCTTAATAAACAAGCAGTAAAATCAATAGAGGGTAGCAACACATCTAATCTAAAACCCAAGATCAAAAGCTAAATAGGAATTACATAAACTTACGCAGATGAACGATGAAGCCTTTATAGCTAACAGGATGCCTTAATAGCCAAAAGGATTGGGGAAGAAAACAACCAAAACAGAAAGACTGACTAAGAAATCAGCAGATACTGACAACTTTTGCAGCAAAATTACCGACATAGTACCAAAGTCTTGCAGAAAATCCTATACTTATCACCAAAACAATACACAACAGACAGATTCTGTTATTATCTTGCACATCTTAATTTAAGATAGAAAGAAGCGGTCTACATATGTTCACAGAAACTATTTGATCAGAAAAAATAATCCTTTATCACTAACGTGGTTGAAAAAGTAATCTTACACTTTGTTCCCAAGGACGTAAACCGAACAACCAGCATAGGCTAAATAAAGCAACGCAAAACAACAAATTCACTACATAATATAACAAGCATATAAAAGATAGCTTACAAACTTTCATAGTGATATCAAATCCTTCGAGAAAACACAAACAGATCTCAGTAAAGGAACacaaacccaaaataaaagatcAGTAAGCATCAGAAATAAACAACTCTACTATAAAATTTCTAATGTGATTCAATTCTTAGAGAATGTACAAACAGAACAACGCAGGGAAAACAACCCAGAAATCGACAGCGAGCTAAATACAAGCAGAAACAAGCAAAGGAAAATAAACCAAAGCAAAAGATCCACTAAGCATCATAAATCAACAACTCTAACCTAAATAATCCCAAAATTCCACCAATTCTTGATATAAAAAACCTATCTTTATCACAAAAGCAAGTACAAGACATACACGCACGGCTAATTCACTGGATCTGAAGATTACGAAGCAGAAAAAAACCAGTGGGTATAAGGATTTTACCAAAATACATCCGGAAATAAgcaaaggaaaacaaaagatCCACTAAACATCATAAATCAACACCTCTAGCCTAACAATTCCCAAATTCAACAAATTCTTGGTATAAAAATCTGATCTTTATCACAAAAACAAGTACTAGACAAACACACAAAGCCAATTCAATGGATCTAAAGATTATCAAGCAGCAAAACAAGTGGGTACAAGGATTTTACCAAAATACAATCATAAAAACAGCTAGCTTAAGAAAACCCAAAATTTTACCAATTCTTGGTATAAAAAACTAATCTTTATCACAAAAACAAGTActaaataagcacacaaagccaaTTCAATGGATCTAAAGATTATCAAGTAGGAAAAAAAAACAAGTCGGTATAAGGACTTTATCATAAGCAAAGGAAAAAACAAAGAACCACTAAAGCATCATAAAAACAGCTCTAACCTAAAATTCCCAAAATTTTACCAATTCTTGGAAGAAAAATCTGATCTTTATAGCAAAAACAAGCACACAAAGCTAATTCACTAGATCTAAAGATTATCAAGGAGGAAAAAAACGCATGGATATAAGGATTTTACCAAAATGCAATCATAAAAACAGCTCTAGCTTAAGAAAACCCAAAATTGTACCAATTCTTGGAACAGAAATCTGATATTTACCACAAAAAACAAGTAGTATACAAACCCAAAAAGCTAATTCACTGGATCTAAAGATTATCTAGCAAAATAAAACAAGTGGGTATGAGGATTATaagtaaaggaaaacaaaagatcCACTAAGCATCATAAAAAAAGCTCTAACCAAGAATTACACCAATTCTTGGTAGAAAAATCTAATCTTTATCACAAAATACAATTACTACACAAACACACAAGGCTAATTCACTAGATCTAAAGATTATCACAAGTGGGTAATTGAGATTTACCTGATCCGAAGGTTAGGGTTTGGAAAGATTGGTGATAGAGCAGACCCCAAAATTCGGATAAGTCTTTTTGAGCAAATACAAGAAAAGTCGGTGCACAAAAATCTTAATGTGAAATCAGCTTTAAAGATATATTGTGACACCTTAAGGAAGTGCCACGATACCCTGTGTGACGGACCAACATATGCCCCTGAGCTGTTAAATGACTGTCTACTCCTTAAACTTATCGGTTACTTCTGCCATTTAAGAGCcaatttggatgggcttatgaccatttggatgggcttatgcctataagctgcaaataaGTTGAggtctaatttatttttttttgcttataagttattttcagcttataagctgctttagataagctaagtcaaatgggtccaattatttttttgagtttattttaaatacaaaatgactttaagctggccagtcaaacactcaaaaaaactgaaaacagcttataagcaacttataagctaatccaaacaGGCTCGTTAGATTGATGTCACAATTAGTCCTCAAACTCTTTAAATTGATAAATAAGTAAtttgaaattaaaatttaaaacttgtATTCAAAAGAACATCCTCACTTCAATTCAATACAATGATAATTTAGTCGGACATGACGTTTTGAATGTATGATTGGTTCACCTATTTTACCGATAACAATGCGAATATTATTAAATAATAGCTGAAAATCAATATGGTCAGAAAATGTCATAAGTTCATATTTTAGATAGTTTAATATATTTGAATCCTTCATAGATTTTTAAACCATTGAAGGTATCATTTTCCTCACGAGAAATCACCCTAAAAAACGAATTGCAAAAGCAATTTCTAGATTTTTTAAAAAGTTTATATCCAAGACAACAATTTGAATATAGAATTGATCAATAATAAGTTGAACGCGTCGACCATTTCAGATGATTCGATCATTCGCCCTCAGAGATCATATATAATCAAAACTCGAATTGGTATGAAATTTTTAACATATATTAGCCATGAGGAAACCAATAAGAAAACATCAATCCAAATATTGAATTCTCATAGTGGAGAGAACTAATAAGACAACTCACAATTCTTGAATCAGGCATCACACGAGCAACATCCATGACATTAATCTTCAAAATATAAGAATGCGAACATACTCTCCCCTGCCTTTAACATATCTTTCTAGGATCCTAACTTGATGTAATTACACTTTTATATTAAAGACCTCTGTCCATCCTGAAGTCAAGTTGCCTCACAACTATACCAATAAGGTCTCTGATGAACAAACCAGCAGCATTGGAATCTCCGTGAGATCTTGTTTTTCCTTTCCACAAGAACTAGGCAGACTTCTGGTGTGGCAGGAGAGACATGATGTGCACAATTTACTTGAGATACAAGCACTCTTCCTCGTGTGATATAGCAAGTTAAAAACCTTCTACATCGCGTAATACACTCATCCAATCATCATCACCCCCATCAAGCCGACTGACACGTGTTACTGACCTAATGAAAAAAATCAAGATCATTAAACCCGAACAATAATCAACAACTTGTTTCACATCCATAATCCTATACCCAATACAGACTAGTAACACTTTGGAAGCACCCgggtgtatacggtaaaaaccggatatatgttaaaccggtaagGCCCAAGACCGAGggaagaaggggacaagaacGTGAATGAAGGCTCCCGTTCTGAACCGGGGAACGCTTGGACCGAagcaaaggaagg
Protein-coding sequences here:
- the LOC132617060 gene encoding protein translation factor SUI1 homolog — encoded protein: MSDLDVQIPTAFDPFAEANADNSGAGSKDYVHIRIQQRNGRKSLTTVQGLKKEFSYNKILKDLKKEFCCNGTVVQDPELGQVIQLQGDQRKNVSTFLVQAGIVKKEHIKIHGF